Proteins encoded by one window of Halosolutus gelatinilyticus:
- a CDS encoding ABC transporter ATP-binding protein — translation MTAEPILSVDEISSSYGSGLVLRGASLNVRDGEVVGLLGRNGAGKTTTLRSIAGVLTPREGTIKFEGADITDRPDYEISTRGISFVPEERAMFPDLTVHENLQMGAIEDNGGIMTIDEILDWMPRLAERQSLKASKLSGGEQQMLAIGRALVSKTDLLLLDEPTEGLAPQIVQDVIETIESIKQRGIPILLVEQNLNTVLEVADRVYVLDQGKIVYEGSVDELEADDSVQEQYLGVGGT, via the coding sequence ATGACCGCCGAACCGATACTGTCAGTGGACGAGATCAGCTCGTCGTACGGTTCCGGACTCGTCCTCCGAGGCGCCTCTCTGAACGTTCGAGACGGCGAGGTCGTCGGCTTACTCGGTCGAAACGGCGCCGGAAAGACGACGACGCTGCGGTCGATCGCGGGCGTCCTCACGCCGCGCGAGGGAACGATCAAGTTCGAAGGAGCGGATATCACCGATCGTCCGGACTACGAGATCAGCACCCGCGGCATCAGTTTCGTTCCCGAAGAACGGGCGATGTTTCCGGATCTGACGGTCCACGAAAACCTTCAGATGGGCGCGATCGAGGACAACGGCGGGATCATGACGATCGACGAGATACTCGACTGGATGCCTCGACTCGCGGAACGGCAAAGCCTGAAGGCGTCGAAATTGAGCGGCGGCGAGCAGCAAATGCTGGCGATCGGGCGCGCGCTGGTGAGCAAGACGGACTTGTTGCTGCTGGACGAGCCGACCGAGGGGCTCGCGCCGCAAATCGTCCAAGACGTAATCGAAACGATCGAGTCGATCAAACAGCGAGGGATTCCGATCCTGCTGGTCGAACAGAATCTAAACACCGTCCTCGAGGTGGCGGATCGGGTCTACGTTCTCGATCAGGGGAAGATCGTCTACGAGGGCTCGGTCGACGAGTTGGAGGCCGACGACTCGGTTCAGGAGCAGTACCTCGGCGTCGGCGGGACGTAA
- a CDS encoding ABC transporter ATP-binding protein, with protein MLETHNLTKKFGELTAVDGVDLDIERDGIHAVIGPNGAGKSTLFHLLTGYLSPTAGEIHYRGENITGLAPRKIVRKGVSRSFQINDLFEGLTVEENLQIATQSLDDRRNSFWAEADSLSTPVRKAEHLMAELELDEFAETRADALSHGDQRKLEIGLAIAVEPDLVLLDEPAAGMGKQESRAMVRMIQRIAEERDIKLIVIEHDIEMVMEISDRITVLHRGGVLAEGDPEAIRSNESVQEAYIGTGED; from the coding sequence ATGCTCGAGACACACAACCTCACGAAAAAATTCGGCGAACTGACGGCCGTAGACGGCGTCGATCTCGACATCGAGCGCGACGGGATCCACGCGGTCATCGGCCCGAACGGCGCGGGAAAATCGACCCTGTTCCACCTGTTGACCGGATACCTTTCCCCGACAGCGGGGGAAATCCACTACCGGGGCGAGAACATCACCGGGCTCGCGCCCCGGAAGATCGTCCGAAAGGGCGTCAGCCGATCTTTTCAAATAAATGATTTATTTGAGGGATTAACTGTAGAGGAAAACCTACAGATAGCGACGCAATCCCTCGACGATCGGCGGAATTCTTTCTGGGCCGAAGCCGATTCGCTCTCGACCCCGGTTCGAAAGGCGGAGCACCTCATGGCCGAACTGGAGTTGGACGAGTTCGCCGAGACGCGAGCGGACGCGCTCAGCCACGGCGACCAGCGAAAACTCGAGATCGGTCTCGCGATCGCCGTCGAACCGGACCTCGTCCTTCTCGACGAACCGGCGGCCGGAATGGGAAAGCAGGAATCGAGAGCCATGGTGCGAATGATACAGCGGATCGCCGAGGAGCGAGATATAAAACTGATCGTGATCGAACACGATATAGAAATGGTAATGGAGATATCAGATCGAATTACGGTGCTACACAGAGGGGGAGTCTTAGCGGAGGGCGACCCGGAGGCGATCCGGTCGAACGAATCGGTTCAAGAAGCGTACATCGGTACGGGGGAGGACTAA